A region from the Pithys albifrons albifrons isolate INPA30051 chromosome Z, PitAlb_v1, whole genome shotgun sequence genome encodes:
- the CHRNB3 gene encoding neuronal acetylcholine receptor subunit beta-3 isoform X2 has product MTTNVWLKQEWVDHKLSWNPEEYGGITAIRVPSESLWLPDIVLFENADGRFEGSLMTKAIVKYNGMVTWMPPASYKSSCTMDVTFFPFDRQNCSMKFGSWTYDGNMVDLILVDENVDRKDFFDNGEWEILNAKGMKGNRKDGLYSYPFVTYFFVLRRLPLFYTLFLIIPCLGLSFLTVLVFYLPSDEGEKLSLSTSVLVSLTVFLLVIEEIIPSSSKVIPLIGEYLLFIMIFVTLSIIVTVFVINVHHRSSATYHPMAPWVKRLFLQKLPHLLCMKGHVDRYSFSETEEKGTKDREKIVIAFLEKASDSIRYISRHVKKEHFIRQVVQDWKFVAQVLDRIFLWLFLVVSVTGSVLIFTPALRMWLNNTL; this is encoded by the exons ATGACAACCAATGTGTGGCTGAAACAG GAATGGGTCGACCACAAGCTCTCCTGGAATCCAGAGGAATATGGTGGGATCACTGCTATCCGTGTCCCCTCTGAGTCTCTGTGGCTTCCTGATATTGTTCTGTTTGAAAA TGCTGACGGACGTTTTGAAGGATCCCTGATGACCAAAGCCATAGTGAAGTACAATGGAATGGTGACGTGGATGCCACCAGCCAGTTACAAGAGCTCCTGCACAATGGACGTGACCTTCTTCCCCTTCGACAGACAGAACTGCTCCATGAAGTTTGGGTCATGGACATATGATGGCAATATGGTGGACTTGATTTTAGTAGATGAAAATGTAGATAGGAAAGATTTCTTTGATAATGGGGAGTGGGAGATCTTAAATGCCAAAGGTATGAAAGGCAACAGGAAGGATGGGCTTTATTCTTACCCATTTGTCACTTACTTCTTTGTGTTGAGACGCCTTCCCCTGTTCTACACTCTTTTCTTGATAATACCTTGCCTGGGATTATCTTTTCTAACTGTCCTGGTGTTTTACCTACCTTCAGATGAAGGTGAAAAGCTTTCATTGTCTACATCAGTTCTAGTCTCCctcactgttttccttttagtGATTGAGGAAATAATCCCTTCTTCTTCCAAAGTCATCCCTCTGATTGGTGAGTATCTGCTCTTCATTATGATTTTTGTGACCCTCTCTATCATTGTGACTGTGTTTGTTATCAACGTTCACCACCGATCCTCAGCAACTTACCATCCCATGGCTCCCTGGGTTAAAAGACTCTTTCTCCAGAAGTTGCCTCATCTGCTGTGCATGAAGGGCCATGTAGATCGCTACTCCTTCTCAGAGACTGAAGAAAAGGGAA caaaagacagagaaaaaattgttATTGCCTTTCTGGAAAAGGCATCTGACTCCATTCGGTACATTTCCAGGCATGTTAAAAAGGAGCACTTCATCAGACAG GTTGTACAAGACTGGAAATTTGTAGCTCAAGTTCTGGATCGGATCTTCCTGTGGTTATTTCTGGTGGTGTCAGTGACAGGTTCAGTTCTCATCTTTACTCCTGCATTACGGATGTGGTTGAACAACACTTTGTAG
- the CHRNB3 gene encoding neuronal acetylcholine receptor subunit beta-3 isoform X3 yields the protein MTTNVWLKQEWVDHKLSWNPEEYGGITAIRVPSESLWLPDIVLFENADGRFEGSLMTKAIVKYNGMVTWMPPASYKSSCTMDVTFFPFDRQNCSMKFGSWTYDGNMVDLILVDENVDRKDFFDNGEWEILNAKGMKGNRKDGLYSYPFVTYFFVLRRLPLFYTLFLIIPCLGLSFLTVLVFYLPSDEGEKLSLSTSVLVSLTVFLLVIEEIIPSSSKVIPLIGEYLLFIMIFVTLSIIVTVFVINVHHRSSATYHPMAPWVKRLFLQKLPHLLCMKGHVDRYSFSETEEKGSTLKEKIVIAFLEKASDSIRYISRHVKKEHFIRQVVQDWKFVAQVLDRIFLWLFLVVSVTGSVLIFTPALRMWLNNTL from the exons ATGACAACCAATGTGTGGCTGAAACAG GAATGGGTCGACCACAAGCTCTCCTGGAATCCAGAGGAATATGGTGGGATCACTGCTATCCGTGTCCCCTCTGAGTCTCTGTGGCTTCCTGATATTGTTCTGTTTGAAAA TGCTGACGGACGTTTTGAAGGATCCCTGATGACCAAAGCCATAGTGAAGTACAATGGAATGGTGACGTGGATGCCACCAGCCAGTTACAAGAGCTCCTGCACAATGGACGTGACCTTCTTCCCCTTCGACAGACAGAACTGCTCCATGAAGTTTGGGTCATGGACATATGATGGCAATATGGTGGACTTGATTTTAGTAGATGAAAATGTAGATAGGAAAGATTTCTTTGATAATGGGGAGTGGGAGATCTTAAATGCCAAAGGTATGAAAGGCAACAGGAAGGATGGGCTTTATTCTTACCCATTTGTCACTTACTTCTTTGTGTTGAGACGCCTTCCCCTGTTCTACACTCTTTTCTTGATAATACCTTGCCTGGGATTATCTTTTCTAACTGTCCTGGTGTTTTACCTACCTTCAGATGAAGGTGAAAAGCTTTCATTGTCTACATCAGTTCTAGTCTCCctcactgttttccttttagtGATTGAGGAAATAATCCCTTCTTCTTCCAAAGTCATCCCTCTGATTGGTGAGTATCTGCTCTTCATTATGATTTTTGTGACCCTCTCTATCATTGTGACTGTGTTTGTTATCAACGTTCACCACCGATCCTCAGCAACTTACCATCCCATGGCTCCCTGGGTTAAAAGACTCTTTCTCCAGAAGTTGCCTCATCTGCTGTGCATGAAGGGCCATGTAGATCGCTACTCCTTCTCAGAGACTGAAGAAAAGGGAAGTACCTTGAA agaaaaaattgttATTGCCTTTCTGGAAAAGGCATCTGACTCCATTCGGTACATTTCCAGGCATGTTAAAAAGGAGCACTTCATCAGACAG GTTGTACAAGACTGGAAATTTGTAGCTCAAGTTCTGGATCGGATCTTCCTGTGGTTATTTCTGGTGGTGTCAGTGACAGGTTCAGTTCTCATCTTTACTCCTGCATTACGGATGTGGTTGAACAACACTTTGTAG
- the CHRNB3 gene encoding neuronal acetylcholine receptor subunit beta-3 isoform X1 encodes MLCLLLFVLCLSHSDVDASGSIAENEDALLKHLFESYQKWVRPVEKSNDTIKVLFGLKISQLVDVDEKNQLMTTNVWLKQEWVDHKLSWNPEEYGGITAIRVPSESLWLPDIVLFENADGRFEGSLMTKAIVKYNGMVTWMPPASYKSSCTMDVTFFPFDRQNCSMKFGSWTYDGNMVDLILVDENVDRKDFFDNGEWEILNAKGMKGNRKDGLYSYPFVTYFFVLRRLPLFYTLFLIIPCLGLSFLTVLVFYLPSDEGEKLSLSTSVLVSLTVFLLVIEEIIPSSSKVIPLIGEYLLFIMIFVTLSIIVTVFVINVHHRSSATYHPMAPWVKRLFLQKLPHLLCMKGHVDRYSFSETEEKGSTLKSKFPGKQKYKQAKDREKIVIAFLEKASDSIRYISRHVKKEHFIRQVVQDWKFVAQVLDRIFLWLFLVVSVTGSVLIFTPALRMWLNNTL; translated from the exons ATGCTTTGCCTGCTGCTCTTTGTGTTGTGTCTGAGCCACTCAG ATGTGGATGCCTCTGGTTCAATCGCTGAAAATGAGGATGCGCTCCTCAAGCACTTATTTGAAAGCTATCAGAAATGGGTCCGTCCTGTGGAAAAATCCAATGACACCATCAAAGTCCTTTTTGGATTAAAGATATCACAGCTCGTGGATGTG GATGAGAAGAATCAGCTGATGACAACCAATGTGTGGCTGAAACAG GAATGGGTCGACCACAAGCTCTCCTGGAATCCAGAGGAATATGGTGGGATCACTGCTATCCGTGTCCCCTCTGAGTCTCTGTGGCTTCCTGATATTGTTCTGTTTGAAAA TGCTGACGGACGTTTTGAAGGATCCCTGATGACCAAAGCCATAGTGAAGTACAATGGAATGGTGACGTGGATGCCACCAGCCAGTTACAAGAGCTCCTGCACAATGGACGTGACCTTCTTCCCCTTCGACAGACAGAACTGCTCCATGAAGTTTGGGTCATGGACATATGATGGCAATATGGTGGACTTGATTTTAGTAGATGAAAATGTAGATAGGAAAGATTTCTTTGATAATGGGGAGTGGGAGATCTTAAATGCCAAAGGTATGAAAGGCAACAGGAAGGATGGGCTTTATTCTTACCCATTTGTCACTTACTTCTTTGTGTTGAGACGCCTTCCCCTGTTCTACACTCTTTTCTTGATAATACCTTGCCTGGGATTATCTTTTCTAACTGTCCTGGTGTTTTACCTACCTTCAGATGAAGGTGAAAAGCTTTCATTGTCTACATCAGTTCTAGTCTCCctcactgttttccttttagtGATTGAGGAAATAATCCCTTCTTCTTCCAAAGTCATCCCTCTGATTGGTGAGTATCTGCTCTTCATTATGATTTTTGTGACCCTCTCTATCATTGTGACTGTGTTTGTTATCAACGTTCACCACCGATCCTCAGCAACTTACCATCCCATGGCTCCCTGGGTTAAAAGACTCTTTCTCCAGAAGTTGCCTCATCTGCTGTGCATGAAGGGCCATGTAGATCGCTACTCCTTCTCAGAGACTGAAGAAAAGGGAAGTACCTTGAAGTCAAAGTttccagggaagcagaaatacaAGCAAgcaaaagacagagaaaaaattgttATTGCCTTTCTGGAAAAGGCATCTGACTCCATTCGGTACATTTCCAGGCATGTTAAAAAGGAGCACTTCATCAGACAG GTTGTACAAGACTGGAAATTTGTAGCTCAAGTTCTGGATCGGATCTTCCTGTGGTTATTTCTGGTGGTGTCAGTGACAGGTTCAGTTCTCATCTTTACTCCTGCATTACGGATGTGGTTGAACAACACTTTGTAG